The Planococcus versutus genome contains a region encoding:
- a CDS encoding DHH family phosphoesterase → MNSQIIDTIKQYSTIIIHRHVRPDPDAYGSQLGLKYILEQNYPQKRILAAGEHDYTLDFLDFPDTVKTQDFEDALVIVTDTANTERVDDQRYNTGTKLIKIDHHPNDDAYGDIVSVDTTASSASELVYELYMAGHEQEGWTLSAKAARLLYAGIIGDTGRFLFPSTTQKTFAIAGELIKYDFDRNALHNGMYEMDRNLLHLQGYIYQNFKMDENGAAHVKITKDILLEFDVTASDTSLLVGSLGNVKGMKAWVIFIEEDKEIRVRLRSKGPIINTLAKEYGGGGHPMASGATAYSWEEADRVIKRLAEICAAAI, encoded by the coding sequence ATGAACAGTCAAATCATCGACACAATTAAGCAATACAGCACAATTATTATTCATCGTCACGTACGCCCTGATCCAGATGCTTATGGATCTCAGCTTGGCTTGAAATACATATTGGAACAAAACTATCCACAGAAACGGATTTTAGCGGCAGGTGAACATGATTACACACTGGACTTTTTAGATTTTCCTGATACCGTTAAAACTCAAGATTTCGAAGATGCATTAGTTATTGTTACAGATACAGCCAATACTGAACGAGTGGATGATCAACGTTACAATACGGGGACAAAGCTTATTAAAATTGATCATCACCCAAATGATGATGCATACGGTGACATCGTTTCTGTCGACACAACGGCTAGTTCAGCATCGGAATTAGTATACGAACTATACATGGCAGGACATGAGCAAGAAGGTTGGACCTTATCAGCAAAAGCTGCTCGATTGTTATATGCAGGAATTATTGGTGACACGGGACGTTTTTTGTTTCCGAGCACAACACAAAAAACTTTTGCGATTGCAGGAGAATTGATCAAGTATGATTTTGATCGCAATGCACTACACAATGGCATGTATGAAATGGATCGTAACTTACTTCATCTACAAGGATACATTTATCAAAATTTCAAAATGGACGAAAATGGAGCTGCACATGTTAAAATTACAAAAGACATTTTGCTAGAATTTGACGTGACTGCTTCAGACACTTCTTTATTGGTCGGTTCTCTCGGAAATGTTAAAGGTATGAAGGCATGGGTTATTTTTATCGAAGAAGATAAAGAAATCCGTGTGCGTCTTCGTTCAAAAGGACCAATTATTAACACATTGGCAAAAGAATATGGCGGCGGTGGACATCCTATGGCTTCAGGAGCTACGGCTTATTCGTGGGAAGAAGCAGACCGTGTAATTAAGCGTCTCGCAGAAATCTGCGCAGCTGCAATCTGA